In Flavobacterium hankyongi, the genomic window CTGCTTGTAATAAATATTCAAACGCCTCAGGTTTTTTGCCTTCAAAAAGTGTCTCGAAAGATAATTTTTCGTATTCCAAAACATCTAAACCAGCCCCTAGTACTTTCCCAGACTTAAGAGCTTCAACCAGATCAGCAGTAACAACACTATTACCACGAGCCGTATTGATAAACCAAAATGGTTTTTCAAAAGCAGCAATAAAATCTGTATTTATCATCTTGTCAGTTTCTGGTGTCCATGGGGTATGTAAACTTAAAACATCTGCATTTTTTTGCAATTCGCTTAGAGAAACTTGTCTTGCATTTTCATCACCAACATTTGGAAGAATATCATAACACAATACTTGAACGTCAAATCCTCGAAGTTTTTTAGCAAACGATTTTCCCATATTACCATAACCAATAATCCCAACCGTTTTTCCCTCGAGTTCATGACCTCTGTTTGATTCTCGGTTCCAATGTCCAGAGCGAACTTCTTTATCGGCCTTATTCAATTTATTAAATAAAGACAAAATCATCCCTAAAGCATGTTCTCCTACTGCATTTCGATTTCCTTCAGGAGCTGCTATTAAATGAACACCTTTACTTATTGCATAATCACAATCGATACTCTCTAACCCAGCTCCCACTCGAGCAATAAATTGAAGATTTGTAGCTTTATCTAAAAATTGCTTGTCGATTTTAAATCGGCTTCGAATAACAATGCCGTGATAGTTTTGTATTTTGGATTCAACTTCTTCTTTTGACGAAGTAAAGTCTTCTTCATTACTGAATCCTGCTTTTTCCAATTGACCCCAAAGCAAAGGATGATTACTATCTATATGAAGAATTTTAATATCTGATAAAGTCATTATTATATAAGGTAATATCTTTCAAAGTTATCCAATTTGACTTTATGAAGAAATATTTAATTAAGGTATTTTTAAGAATTAGTTTATTAATAAAGGCTACATTTGCAGCAAATTTAGATTTCATATTTAAAATGGACGATTCCCAGAGGAAATATTATTAATTATGAACAAGATGGTCATGCTTTTTGATCCTTGTTCAAACAAACAATGGTTAAAAGCATGAAAAACTACTTCAAAAATGGAGCATGTGGTTTAGAAATAACCGATGGCTTAAACGGAAACTGCTGGATTAATATTGAAAACCCAACTCAGGAAGACAAAGATTTCTTACTGAAAGAGCTAAATGTTCCCGAAGCCTTTTACAATGATATAGAAGATATTGATGAGAGACCACGTATTGAGGAAGAAAACGGTTGGCATCTTATCATTATGCGTATACCTTATAAAAGCAACAATCCAAAATTACCTTTTACAACAATCCCGTTAGGTCTCATTTTTAATGAAACACATTTCATCTCAGTTTGTTTCTTTAAATCAGAAATGATTGAAGATTTTGTGGTGTATTCACAGCGTAAAAATTTGACTGTAAAGAATAACTTTGACTTGGTATTAAAATTATTACTTTCTTCAAGTATTTGGTATCTAAAGTATTTAAAACAAATTAACCAACGCATCAAATTAGCTGAAGATAATTTAGAGAAATCTATTAAAAACGAAGAATTACAAGCTTTATTAGAATTAGAAAAATGTCTTGTTTTCTTTATCACTTCGATTAAAGGAAATGATATTTTATTTCACAGAATTAAAAACATAAAAAGCGAACGTGAACATTTTGACGTAGATTTACTTGAAGATGTTGATATTGAATTAAAACAGGCACAGGAAATGTCTAACATTTATAGTAACATACTTTCAGGAATGATGGATGCTTATGCTTCTGTAATTTCAAACAATTTGAATGTTATCATGAAACGATTGACTTCAATTTCGATTATTTTAATGATTCCAACGCTTATTGCCAGCCTTTATGGAATGAACGTGCCTAATTCTCTTGAAAACAATCCAAACGGACTTTTGATTATCATTCTTGTTTCAGGAATTCTAGCTATGATTGGAGCTTTCTTGTTTAAAAAGAAAAATCTTTTTTAAAAACCTAAAATAATTCGGGCAATAGAAAAATAAATCAAAATCCCAAGAATATCATTACTAGTTGTAATAAATGGCCCTGTTGCTAAAGCGGGGTCAATTCCATACTTATTCAAAATAATAGGAATAAAAGTTCCATTAAGTGATGCAATCACAATTACTGAAATTAGCGCTACGGTAACTGTTATGCCAATATGTGCTTCAAAATTAAGCAAGTAATAACTTCCTAAAAACAATATGGCTGCAAGGATTATTCCATTCAATAAACTTAATGAAAGTTCCTTTAGTAATCGATCAACAATACTTCCCGTAATGGCATTATTTGCAAGACCTTGTACAATAATTGCTGAAGATTGCACACCAACATTCCCTCCCATTGCAGCAATAAGCGGGGTGAAAAAGAATAATTCAGGATGTAATTGCATAGCAGGTTCAAAAAAGCCTAATACTTTTACACTAATGAACCCTCCTAAAAGTGCCAATACCAACCAAGGCAAACGAGCACGGGTAAGTTCAAGAATACTGTCATCGGCCTCAACGTCTTGTGAGATACCGGCAGCTAACTGATAATCCTTATCTGCTTCTTCTTTGATTACATCTACGATGTCGTCAATTGTAATACGTCCCACTAACCTCCCCATTTCATCTATAACTGGAATGGCTTCCAAGTCATACTTTTGCATGATACGAGCTACTTCAACATCTTTAGTATCTACTTTTACATAATCTACTTTTTTGATGTAAACGTCACTAATAGGCGTTTTTGTTGATGTTGTTAATAAATCTTTTAATGACAATCTACCTTTTAAACGATCTTCATCATCAACCACATATATAGAATGCACTCTAGTAACGTGTTCTGCTTGTTGGCGCATTTCTTTCACGCAAGTAAGTACGTTCCAGTTTTCATTAACTTTCACTAACTCTTTCCCCATCAAACCACCTGCAGTGTCTTCGTCGTAACGTAATAAATCGACAATGTCTTTTGCGTGTTCAACATCTTCCAGCTCTGAGATTACTTCTTCTTTCTTGGCTTGAGGAAGTTCTGCGATAATATCAGCCGCATCATCTGTATCTAATTCATCTAACTCTTCTGCAATTTCTTTTGCCGAAAGGTTTTTAAGAATTTTGACACGTACTTCTTCATCCAACTCTAAAAGAGCTTCAGCAGTTTTTTCTGAATCAAGAAGTTTAAAGATATAACTTGCACCATAATCGTCAAGTTCATCCATGATATCAGCAATATCAGCAAAGTGAATATCCTGCAACAAATTTTCAAGTTCCTGCGCACGGTTTTCACTAATAAGTTGTTCTATTTGAACCAGAAAGTCTCTGCTGATTTTAAACTCCATCGGCTGCTATTTTTTGAGTGAGTTCTATGAATTGCTCTACCGAAATTTGTTCCGGACGAAGGTCAAAGATACTATCTTCTCTCAAATTATCAGACATATTAAAGCTTTTTAAGCTGTTGCGAAGTGTTTTTCTTCTTTGGTTAAAAGCGGTTTTTACCACATTGAAAAATAGTTTTTCATCACATGGTAATTTGTAGTTTTCTTTACGGCGCATACGCATTACACCTGACTTTACCTTAGGTGGTGGTGTAAACACATGTTCAGATACTGTAAAAAGATACTCTGTATCATAGAAAGCCTGTGTTAAAACCGACAAAATTCCATAGACTTTTGATCCTTTTTTTTCGCAAATACGTTCTGCAACTTCCTTTTGGAACATCCCTGAAAACTCTGGTATCTGATCACGCATTTCAAGTGTTCTAAAAACAATTTGCGAGGAAATATTATATGGAAAATTCCCTATAATAGCAAAAGGTTCTCCTTCAAAGACTTCGTTAATATTATATTTAAGAAAATCTTTAGAGATTATTTTATTGCTTAATTTTAAATAATGATTCTGTAAATATTCAACCGATTCGGTATCGATTTCAATTACATAAGTATCAATAGGCTTTTCTAACAAGTACTTTGTCAATACTCCCATTCCTGGACCAATTTCCAATACTTTTTTATACCCGTCAAGGGTTAATGCGTCAGCAATTTTCTGTGCGATATTCTCATCATTTAAAAAATGCTGTCCGAGATGTTTTTTCGCTTTTACCTTATCCATTATTCAGACTTTTTAGGCTGTTAGATTTCCAGAATTTCAATGTTCTGATATTAACTCCAATTCTGTTCGGAAAGCAAGCATTTTATCTCCAAAAAGACGTGATCCTTCTTCGCGTAAACGTGGCGCATCTTCTTCGTAATATTTCTCAAGGGTTTCTTTACAATCAGTAGTATATTGAATGGAATATGTTACACCTCCCATTTCTTCTTCGACCAATACTTTGACCATTCTGGCAGTTGTAAATTTTCCTGTCGCCAAAACATCGGCAATATGTTTGTTTTGCATCCAGTCCATCCATTGGTCATGAACGCTTTCGTGTATATTTATAGTAACGTTATAGATTATCATATTCTTGTGAGTTTGTTTATTTTCCAAATTATTTATTCGAATTAACGAACTGTCAAATAGCAAAATAGACTATTTATAAATTAGTATCTCCTCTGAGTTTTCTGAAGTTATTTCTAGCTTCTACAAAGTAAATACTATCCTGATGATTGAACAATATTTTTTCGTATAAACTCTTAGCTTTTTCATTGTCCAAAAGATTTTTTCTATAAATCTCGGCAGCAAAAAACAAAGCTTCATCAATGTAAATTTCTTCTGCAAAACGGTCAATTATTTGCTGATAATAACTCACAGCTTGCTGATAATCTCCCTGTTTCTCATAAATTCTACCTATTTGTAAAAGCGTCTCGTCCTCGATACTTTGCCCTTTGTGTTGTAATAAGATTACTTTAAACTGATCTAAAGCATCTTTATTTTTATTCTGATATGTCAAAAAATCTGCTCTGGCATATTTTTTTAAAGCCACTTGAGTAGAATCTTCAACTGTATTATCTGAAATTAATAAAAACAATTGCATTGCATCATTAGCGATAAGCTGTGAGACAGAAGATTTCAGAACCTTAAACTGTTGTTGAGCCCATTCAAAATCTCCTTTATAATAGCTTGCTTTCGCCATTTTTAAACTTGCTTGATGTGCCATTTCATCGTTAGGCAAATCATCTTCAACTTGAGCATAATAAATAATTGCTTGATTAAACTTTTCATCAAGTAAAAGCACATCCGCTAATTCTAGTTTAACATCTGCTTTTTCATATAGATTTAAAGGAAGTTCTAACGCCTTTGTTAAAATTGATTTTGCACTTTCAAATTGTTTCAGATAAAAAGCATCAAAATGAGCTTTTAAAATTTGCAGTTGTAAAGTACTATTTGATGTTCCGTATTGATCAAGAAGCTGATTTATTTTGTGCGCAACTGTAGCATATTCCTGTGGAGTTGCTTTTTCTATATCAAGTTCTAACAATTTTTTATTGACATCTAAAATTATCCCTTTGTCTTGAGTATTTGCTAAAACAAATTCCAGTATTTCTCTGGCCGTTTCCTTTTCTTTTTCTTGAGATGCTAGATTTGCCAATGCAAGTATATTGCTGAAATTTTCAGGGCTTCTTTTATAAATTGCTTTCTCTTGAAGAAAAGCTTTTCCATATTCTTTTTGCTGTACAAAATACCAACTCATGAATCTGTTCCAGAACAAGTCTTGGGTTTTTTGAGTTCTTAGCAACAATGCTTTTCGTAAATATTCGGAAAAAGTCTTTGAATGATCTTCAGATAAAAATCGGTTCATTTGATTTTGTACTAAGATTAAATTATCCGGAAATTTAATAGAATAATCAAGTAAAGCATCAATCATTAATTCAATTTTTCCCAACTGTCCTTGCAATAAAGCAATTTGATAATCGAAATTTATGTCTGGATTTAATTTTTGAGCAATCGAATAGGATTCTATAGCTTGTTGCAACAATACTTTTACTTCAAATTCCCTTGCAATTCCGTAAACGTAATTTGGATTTTCCTGAATTTTTTGAAAGGCTAAATCATAATTCTTTTTGGCTTTTTCTGGTTGATTTTGTAGCTGATAATTGTATCCCAATTCAACATACAATTGCGGTAGCTTAGTCTTCTCTAATTTATTCTTAATTGTATTTTCTGCTTTCAAAAAATCTTTCAACTGCTGGTAGCAAGCGACTTGTTTTTGAAAATATTGGTAATTACCAGGACTGGCTTTTATCAAATCTTCATAGATAATTATAGCTTTGTCAAACTCTCCTCTATCGAAATAGTTTTGGGCCAAAAATTCGTTTTGTGAAAAAACAAACATTGGAAATATTAAAAAAAGTAAGCGCAAAAACTTCTTCATACTAAAAAACAATGTACTAAGGTAGCAATAATTTTGCCACTTTAGTACATTTTACACTTCGACAAGCTCAGCGTACATTTTAAATTAGTTTATAATATCAAAACCAGTGTATTTACGTAACACTTCAGGAATCACAATACCTTCAGGTGTTTGATAATTTTCTATGATTCCAGCCAATACACGAGGCAATGCTAATGAACTACCGTTTAAAGTATGTGCCAATTGTGTTTTACCATCTTTTCCTTTAAAACGTAATTTCAAACGGTTTGCTTGGAAAGTTTCGAAATTTGAAACAGATGAAATTTCTAACCAACGATCTTGAGCTGTTGAGAATACTTCAAAATCATAAGTCAATGCTGAGGCAAATCCCATATCTCCACCACATAAACGTAAAATACGGAAAGGCAATTTCAATTCACGCATGATTTCTTTCACGTGTTCTACCATGCCATCTAACGCTTCGTGTGATTTTTCTGGATGCTCGATACGAACTATCTCTACTTTATCAAACTGGTGTAAACGATTTAATCCGCGAACATGTGCGCCCCAAGATCCTGCTTCACGACGGAAACATGGCGTGTAACCTGTAACAGTTACAGGTAATTCACTCTCTTGCAAAATTACATCACGGTAAATATTTGTAACTGGAACCTCAGCTGTTGGGATTAAATACAAATCATCCTTTGCATCATGATACATCTGACCTTCTTTATCTGGCAACTGACCTGTTCCATACCCTGAAGCTTCATTTACTAGGTGTGGCACTTGAACTTCTTGATAACCTGCTTCGGTATTTTTATCTAAAAAGTAAGAAATTAATGCACGTTGTAATTTAGCCCCCTTTCCTTTGTAAACTGGAAATCCTGGTGCTGTAATTTTAGTACCTAATTCAAAATCAATAATATCATATTTTTTAATTAAGTCCCAATGTGGTTGAGCACCTTCATGCAATACTGGAATTTCGCCTTCTTCAAAAACATTAATATTGTCATCTGCTGTTTTTCCTTGTGGGACTATATCAGCAGGTGTATTAGGCAGTTTGTACAACTCTAAAGTAAGTTCTTCTGCAACTGTATTTAACGCTTCGGTTAATTCTTTACCTTTCTCTCTGAATTGAGTTGATTTTTCTTTAAGAATTTCAGCTTTCGCTTTTTCTCCAGATTTCATCAACGCACCAATATCTTTGGACAGTTTATTAGATTCGGCTAAAATGTTATCTAATTCTACTTGTGTCGCACGACGTTTCTCGTCAAGTGCAATTACAGCATCAACTATAGCAGTAGCATCAAAATTTCTTTTAGCTAAAGCCTTAATCACTTCTTCCCTTTTTTCTCTAATAACTGCGATTTGTAACATGTCATAAATTTTATAAGAACGCAAATTTAGGAATATTTCATCAGCAGCTATATAAAGTTGTAAAAAATTAGTAACTTTGTGTCAATGAAAAAGTATGTTACTGTCATATTACTTTTCTTTTATGTCTTTTCGATGACTGAAGTGCATCAGTTATTGAAGGCTCCAAAACTTGTAGAGCATTTTTTTGAACATAAAAACGAAAATAACAGAACAACTTTAATCTCTTTTCTAGAAATGCATTATCTAAATGGTTTTACCAAAGATGCAGATTTCGAAAAAGACATGAAACTTCCCTTTAAAACTTCCCAAGACAATTGTTTCAGTTTTGTGGTTCTACTTCCTACACCAGAAAAATTTGAATTAAATAACGAACCATTCTTTTTAGAAATTCACAAACCAACGATTCTTTATAAAAACCAAGTTTTTATTTCAAATTATTTATCAGCAATTTGGCAACCTCCTAAAATAGCTTAATCTGTAATTTCTACCTACCATTTTAAAATGGCATGGTTACTTTTTAATTATTGATTAAACTTTATTTTTATGCTAAATAAAATTATTGAGTTTTCCGTAAGGAATAAACTCATCATCTCGTTATTTACTATTGCATTAATTGCACTGGGTATTTATAACGTTCAAAAATTACCTATAGATGCTGTTCCAGATATAACTAACAATCAGGTTCAGGTGATCACAATTGCTCCATCCTATGGTGCAACCGATATTGAAAGATTAGTAACTTTTCCGATAGAGCAGGCTAACAACAATATCCCCGGATTGAAAGAGATAAGAAGTTTTTCTCGTTTCGGACTTTCATTAGTTACTATTGTATTTGATGACGATACCGATGTCTATTGGGCTCGCCAACAAGTAGCCGAAAGACTGCAGCAAGTACAAAGTCAGTTACCCCAAGGCATGGGTTCGCCAGAACTTGGACCTGTTTCAACAGGTTTGGGCGAGATTTACCAGTATGTCGTAAAAGCCAAAAAAGGATATGAAAACCAATATGATGAAACCAAGTTAAGGACTATTCAGGACTGGCTGATTAAACGCCAGCTTTCCGGAGTAAAAGGCGTAGCTGAAGTAAGTAGTTTTGGCGGAAAATTAAAACAGATTGAAATCGCCATTCAGCCCAATAAACTTAATGCTCTTGGACTTACCATCAATGATGTTTTTGAGGCTTTGGAAAAAAACAATCAAAATACTGGTGGTGCCTACATCGAAAAAGAAGCTTCGGTTTTATTTATCAGAAGTGAAGGACTGCTCAAATCACATTCAGATATTGAAAACATAGCCGTTACCGGTTCAAAAAACGGTGCTTCGATTTTATTACGAGATGTTGCTCAAATAAAAATTGGTTATGCTACACGTTATGGGGCAATGTGTTATAATGATGAAGGAGAAGTTTCTGGTGCAATAGTGATGATGCTAAAAGGCGCCAACAGCAGTGAGGTGATTAAAAATGTAAAGGAAAGAATTGCCCAAATTCAAAAAACATTACCGGAAGGAGTGGTAATCGAGCCGTTTCTGGACCGTACAAAAATGGTTAACAATGCCATTCATACCGTTGAAAAAAACCTACTTGAAGGTGCATTAATTGTGGTTTTTGTGTTGGTTTTGTTTTTAGGGAATTTTAGAGCAGGCTTCCTGGTTGCTTCGGTGATTCCGTTATCTATGCTTTTCGCCATTATTTTGATGAATATATTTGGCGTAAGTGGCAATTTGATGAGTCTGGGTGCCTTGGATTTTGGACTGATTGTAGATGGAGCAGTGATTATAGTCGAAGCGGTTATACATCAAATCCATTCGCATCATAAAAAACAATCCGAAGTTCATCTTACACAGGAAAATGTAAATCATGAGGTGGAAAGTTCGGCTAAAAAAATGATGAACAGTGCGGTATTTGGCCAAGTCATTATCCTGATTGTGTATTTGCCTATTTTAACTTTAGAAGGAATTGAAGGTAAAATGTTCAAGCCAAT contains:
- a CDS encoding magnesium transporter CorA family protein, which translates into the protein MKNYFKNGACGLEITDGLNGNCWINIENPTQEDKDFLLKELNVPEAFYNDIEDIDERPRIEEENGWHLIIMRIPYKSNNPKLPFTTIPLGLIFNETHFISVCFFKSEMIEDFVVYSQRKNLTVKNNFDLVLKLLLSSSIWYLKYLKQINQRIKLAEDNLEKSIKNEELQALLELEKCLVFFITSIKGNDILFHRIKNIKSEREHFDVDLLEDVDIELKQAQEMSNIYSNILSGMMDAYASVISNNLNVIMKRLTSISIILMIPTLIASLYGMNVPNSLENNPNGLLIIILVSGILAMIGAFLFKKKNLF
- a CDS encoding 2-hydroxyacid dehydrogenase, which translates into the protein MTLSDIKILHIDSNHPLLWGQLEKAGFSNEEDFTSSKEEVESKIQNYHGIVIRSRFKIDKQFLDKATNLQFIARVGAGLESIDCDYAISKGVHLIAAPEGNRNAVGEHALGMILSLFNKLNKADKEVRSGHWNRESNRGHELEGKTVGIIGYGNMGKSFAKKLRGFDVQVLCYDILPNVGDENARQVSLSELQKNADVLSLHTPWTPETDKMINTDFIAAFEKPFWFINTARGNSVVTADLVEALKSGKVLGAGLDVLEYEKLSFETLFEGKKPEAFEYLLQAENVLLTPHIAGWTFESKEKLAQTIVDKILKFYAIE
- a CDS encoding tetratricopeptide repeat protein; amino-acid sequence: MAQNYFDRGEFDKAIIIYEDLIKASPGNYQYFQKQVACYQQLKDFLKAENTIKNKLEKTKLPQLYVELGYNYQLQNQPEKAKKNYDLAFQKIQENPNYVYGIAREFEVKVLLQQAIESYSIAQKLNPDINFDYQIALLQGQLGKIELMIDALLDYSIKFPDNLILVQNQMNRFLSEDHSKTFSEYLRKALLLRTQKTQDLFWNRFMSWYFVQQKEYGKAFLQEKAIYKRSPENFSNILALANLASQEKEKETAREILEFVLANTQDKGIILDVNKKLLELDIEKATPQEYATVAHKINQLLDQYGTSNSTLQLQILKAHFDAFYLKQFESAKSILTKALELPLNLYEKADVKLELADVLLLDEKFNQAIIYYAQVEDDLPNDEMAHQASLKMAKASYYKGDFEWAQQQFKVLKSSVSQLIANDAMQLFLLISDNTVEDSTQVALKKYARADFLTYQNKNKDALDQFKVILLQHKGQSIEDETLLQIGRIYEKQGDYQQAVSYYQQIIDRFAEEIYIDEALFFAAEIYRKNLLDNEKAKSLYEKILFNHQDSIYFVEARNNFRKLRGDTNL
- the rsmA gene encoding 16S rRNA (adenine(1518)-N(6)/adenine(1519)-N(6))-dimethyltransferase RsmA encodes the protein MDKVKAKKHLGQHFLNDENIAQKIADALTLDGYKKVLEIGPGMGVLTKYLLEKPIDTYVIEIDTESVEYLQNHYLKLSNKIISKDFLKYNINEVFEGEPFAIIGNFPYNISSQIVFRTLEMRDQIPEFSGMFQKEVAERICEKKGSKVYGILSVLTQAFYDTEYLFTVSEHVFTPPPKVKSGVMRMRRKENYKLPCDEKLFFNVVKTAFNQRRKTLRNSLKSFNMSDNLREDSIFDLRPEQISVEQFIELTQKIAADGV
- the mgtE gene encoding magnesium transporter, whose product is MEFKISRDFLVQIEQLISENRAQELENLLQDIHFADIADIMDELDDYGASYIFKLLDSEKTAEALLELDEEVRVKILKNLSAKEIAEELDELDTDDAADIIAELPQAKKEEVISELEDVEHAKDIVDLLRYDEDTAGGLMGKELVKVNENWNVLTCVKEMRQQAEHVTRVHSIYVVDDEDRLKGRLSLKDLLTTSTKTPISDVYIKKVDYVKVDTKDVEVARIMQKYDLEAIPVIDEMGRLVGRITIDDIVDVIKEEADKDYQLAAGISQDVEADDSILELTRARLPWLVLALLGGFISVKVLGFFEPAMQLHPELFFFTPLIAAMGGNVGVQSSAIIVQGLANNAITGSIVDRLLKELSLSLLNGIILAAILFLGSYYLLNFEAHIGITVTVALISVIVIASLNGTFIPIILNKYGIDPALATGPFITTSNDILGILIYFSIARIILGF
- a CDS encoding DUF4286 family protein; translation: MIIYNVTINIHESVHDQWMDWMQNKHIADVLATGKFTTARMVKVLVEEEMGGVTYSIQYTTDCKETLEKYYEEDAPRLREEGSRLFGDKMLAFRTELELISEH
- the serS gene encoding serine--tRNA ligase gives rise to the protein MLQIAVIREKREEVIKALAKRNFDATAIVDAVIALDEKRRATQVELDNILAESNKLSKDIGALMKSGEKAKAEILKEKSTQFREKGKELTEALNTVAEELTLELYKLPNTPADIVPQGKTADDNINVFEEGEIPVLHEGAQPHWDLIKKYDIIDFELGTKITAPGFPVYKGKGAKLQRALISYFLDKNTEAGYQEVQVPHLVNEASGYGTGQLPDKEGQMYHDAKDDLYLIPTAEVPVTNIYRDVILQESELPVTVTGYTPCFRREAGSWGAHVRGLNRLHQFDKVEIVRIEHPEKSHEALDGMVEHVKEIMRELKLPFRILRLCGGDMGFASALTYDFEVFSTAQDRWLEISSVSNFETFQANRLKLRFKGKDGKTQLAHTLNGSSLALPRVLAGIIENYQTPEGIVIPEVLRKYTGFDIIN